Genomic DNA from Oncorhynchus mykiss isolate Arlee unplaced genomic scaffold, USDA_OmykA_1.1 un_scaffold_169, whole genome shotgun sequence:
TACACGGTATGTCCACAAATCTACTGATATTATAGTGTTTAGTGTTTAATCTGgtttcagatagctgatgttatgtttatatatgatgtttatatattatatgcAGCTggggctgtgatcctggagagacctgtttatatatgatgtttatatattatatacagctggagctgtgatcctggagagacctgtttatatatgatgtttatatattatatacagctggggctgtgatcctggagagacctgtttatatatgatgtttgtatattatatacagctggaggtgtgatcctggagagccctgcccttcctgtgactgagggagattcTGTGACTCTGCGCTGCAGATATCAGGGAACTCCCTCTGACCTCACAGCCGATTTCTACAAAGATGGATCCCTCATCAGGACTGAGACTACAGCAGAGATGACCATCCCTGCAGTATCCAAGTCAGATGAAGGACTCTACAAGTGTTCCAACTCTGAAGGAGAATCACCGGAGAGGCTGATGACTCTGACAGGCGaggaaataaatgtttttttcacATTCCAAATAGTTCTATTTTGTTTTAAGAAATGCACATTTTAAGCCATTCAGAAAttcagtgctgtctgtctgtctgtctgtctgtctgtctgtctgtctgtctgtctgtctgtctgtctgtctgtctgtctgtctgtctgtcaaactTTTCCTtgagtttgggtcagtcacagtggtcaggtattctgccactgtgtactctctgtttagggccaaatagcattcaagTTGGTTCTgtattttgttaattctttccagtgtgtcaagtaattctctttttgttttcgcatgatttgattgggtctaattgtgttgctgttctggtgctctgtgtggtgtgtttgtgaacagagccctaggaccatcttgcttaggggactcttctccaggttcatctctctgtaggtgatggctttgttatggaaggtttgggaatcgcttccttttaggtggttgtagaatttaacagctcttttctggattttgataagtagtgggtatcggcctaattctgctctgcatgtattatttggtgttctacattgtacactggggatatttttgcagaattctgcgtgcagagtctcaatttggtgcttgtcccattttgtgaattcttggttggtgagcggaccccagacctcacaaccataaagggcaatgggctctatgactgattaaagtatttttagccagatcctaattggtatgtcaaatgttatgttcctgttgatggcatagaatgcccttcttgccttgtctctcagatcgctCACAGCTTTgttgaagttacctgtggcgctgatgtttagtccaaggtatgtatagtttttgtgtGCTCCAGCGcgacggtgtctagatggaatttgtatttgtggtcctggtgacagAACCTttttttgaaaatatattttttttgtcttacttagatttactgtcagggcccaggtctgacagaatctgtgcagaagatctaggtgctgctgtaggccctccttggttggtgacagaagcaccagatcatcagcaaacagtagacattttacttcagattctagtagggtgaggccgggtgcagcagacttttctagtgcccgcgccaattcgttgaaatatatgttgaagagggtggggcttaagctgcatctctGTCTAACCCCACGGCCCTGTGAGAAGAAATGTGTGtggttttttgcctattttaactgcacacttgttgtttgtgtacatggattttataatgtcgtatgtttttcccccaacaccactttccatcaatttgtatggcagaccctcatgccaaattgagtcaaaggctttttttttaaatcaacaaagcatgagaagactttgttttggtttgtttgtttgtcaattaaggtgtgcagggtgaatacatggtctgttgtacggtaatttggtaaaaagtccatttgacatttgctcagtacattgttttcactgaggaaatgtacaaatCTGCTGTTAAtgtgccctgaccttagagatcctttttatttctctatttggttaggtcggggtgtgatttgggtgggcattctagtttttttctatttctttgttggcctagtgtggttcccaatcagaggcagctgtttattgttgtctctgattggggatcatatttaggcagccctttttcccaccttagatTGTGGGATCTTTGATTTTGTTAGTTACTGTGCAGCCTTCAGAACTTTCCGTTCGTTTTGGTATATTGGTGTTTATTGGTGTTCATCTTTAAATAAACGAAGATGTTCAcctaccacactgcaccttggtccaatccttcTCTAAACGAACGTGAcataatgataatgcagaggatttccccaaggttgctgttgacgcatctctctctgtctctttctctcagttctctctcctccagtctctctgaGCGTCCGTCCCAACCGATCTCAGTTCTTTGAATATGAGTCTTTAACTGTGAGCTGTGAGGTTCAGGGGAGCTCTGCTGGATGGACACTGAAGAGATACACATCGACTGGGAAGCTTTCAGCTTGTGGAAGCGACTGGGGAAAACAACAAGGTTCTTCATGCATCGTGTCACTAATACTATCAGACAGTGGAGTGTACTGGTGTGAGTCTGGGTCTGGAGAACACAGCACTGCTGTCAACATCACAGTACACGGTATGTCCACAAATCTACTGATATTATAGTGTTTAGTGTTTAATCTGgtttcagatagctgatgttatgtttatatatgatgtttatatattatatacagctggggctgtgatcctggagagccctgtttatatatgatgtttatatattatatacagctggggctgtgatcctggagagacctgtttatatatgatgtttatatattatatacagctggggctgtgatcctggagagacctgtttatatatgatgtttatatattaaaTACAGCTGGGGCTGTATATCCTGGAGAGACCAGTTTATATATGAtgtttgtatattatctacagctggggctgtgatcctggagagacctgtttatatatgatgtttatatattatatacagctggggCTGTGATCCTGGAAAGCCCTGCCCTTCCTGTGACTGAGGGACATTCTGTGACTCTGCGCTGCCGATACAGAAAGGACAAGGAAATGAATGTAACTCCCTCTGACCTCACAGCCGATTTCTACAAAGATGGATCCCTCATCAGGACTGAGACTACAGCAGAGATGACCATCCCTGCAGTATCCAAGTCAGATGAAGGACTCTACAAGTGTTCCAACTCTGAAGGAGAATCACCGGAGAGGCTGATGACTCTGACAGGTGaggaaataaatgtttttttcacATTCCGAATAGTTCTATTTTGTTTTTGGAAATGCACATTTTAAGCCATTCAGAAGTTCAGTGCTTGCTGGCTGGGCGGCTGGCTGGCCGGCTGTCAAACTTTTCCTtgagtttgggtcagtcacagtggtcaggtattctgccactgtgtactctctgtttagggccaaatagcattcaagTTGGTTCTgtatttttgttaattctttccagtgtgtcaagtaattctctttttgttttctcatgatttggttgggtctaattgtgttgctgttctggtgctctgtgtggtgtgtttgtgaacagagccccaggaccatcttgcttaggggactcttctccaggttaatcactccataggtgatggctttgttatggaaggtttgggaatcgcttccttttaggtggttgtagaatttaacggctcttttctggattttgataattagtgggtatcggcctaattctgccctgcatgcattatttggtgttctacgttgtacactggggatatttttgcagaattctgcatgcagagtctcaaatttggtgtttgtcccattttgtgaattcttggttggtgagcggaccccagacctcgcaaccataaagggcaatgggttctacaactgattcaagtatttttagccaaatcctaattgggatgtcaaatgttatgttcctgttgatggcgtagaatgcccttcttgcaatgcctctcagatcgttcacagctttgtggaagttacctgtggcgctgatgttcaGGCCatggtatgtatagtttttgtgtGCTCCAGgtcaacggtgtctagatggaatttgtatttgtggtcctggtgactggaccttttttttaaacacaattATTTTGGTCtttctgagatttactgtcagggcccaggtctgacataatctgtgcagaatatctaggtgctgctgtaggccctccttggttggtgacagaagcaccagatcatcagcaaacagtagacatttgacttcagattctagtagggtgaggccgggtgcagcagacttttctagtgcccgcgccaattcgttgatatatatgttgaagagggtggggcttaagctgcatccctgtctcaccccacggccctgtgagaagaaatgtgtgtggttttttgcctattttaactgcacacttgttgtttgtgtacatggattttataatgtcgtatgtttttcccccaacaccactttccatcaatttgtatagcagacccttaTGACAAATTCAGTCGAAAGAtctttttaaatcaacaaagcatgagaagactttgcctttgttttggtttgtttgtttgtcaattagggtgtgcagggtgaatacatggtctgttgtacggtaatttggtaaaaagtccatttgacatttgctcagtacattgttttcactgaggaaatgtacaaatCTGCTGTTAAtgtgccctgaccttagagatcctttttatttctctatttggttaggtcggggtgtgatttgggtgggcattctagttttttctatttctttgttggcctagtgtggttcccaatcagaggcagctgtttatcgttgtctctgattggggatcatatttaggcagccctttttcccaccttagatTGTGGGATCTTTGATTTTGTTAGTTACTGTGCAGCCTTCAGAACTTGCCGTTCGTTTTTGTATATTGGTGTTTATTGGTGTTCATCTTTAAATAAATGAAGATGTTCAcctaccacactgcaccttggtccaatccttcTCTAAACGAACGTGAcataatgataatgcagaggatttccccaaggttgctgttgacgcatctctctctgtctcttcctctcagttctctctcctccagtctctctgaGCGTCCGTCCCAACCGATCTCAGTTCTTTGAATATGAGTCTTTAACTGTGAGCTGTGAGGTTCAGGGGAGCTCTGCTGGATGGACACTGAAGAGATACACATCGACTGGGAAGCTTTCAGCTTGTGGAAGCGACTGGGGAAAACAACAAGGTTCTTCATGCATCGTGTCACTAATACTATCAGACAGTGGAGTGTACTGGTGTGAGTCTGGGTCTGGAGAACACAGCACTGCTGTCAACATCACAGTACACGGTATGTCCACAAATCTACTGATATTATAGTGTTTAGTGTTTAATCTGgtttcagatagctgatgttatgtttatatatgatgtttatatattatatacagctggggctgtgatcctggagagacctgtttatatatgtttatatattatatacagctggtgctgtgatcctggagagccctgtttatatatgatgtttatatattatatacagctggggCTGTGGTCCTGGAGAaacctgtttatatatgatgtttatatattatatacacctggagctgtgatcctggagagacctgtttatatatgatgtttatatattatatacacctggagctgtgatcctggagagacctgtttatacatgtttatatattatatacagctggaggtGTGATCCTGGAGAGCCCTGCCCTTCCTGTGACTGAGGGACATTCTGTGACTCTGCGCTGCAGATATCAGGGAACTCCCTCTGACCTCACAGCCGATTTCTACAAAGATGGATCCCTCGTCAGGACCGAGACTACGGGAGAGATGACCATCCCTGCAGTATCCAGGTCAGACGAAGGACTCTACAAGTGTTCCAACTCTGAAGGAGAATCACCGGAGAGACGGATGACTCTGACAGGTGTGAATTAAATCCCTCTTTGTACCATTAAGTTGAtgcctacggtaaatacatccattaaacctacggtaaatacatccattaagatgaagcctacggtaaatacatccattaaacctacggtaaatacatccattaaacctacggtaaatacatccattaaacctacggtaaatacatccattaaacctacagtaaatacatccattaaacctacggtaaatacatccattaaacctacggtaaatacatccattaagttgaaacctacggtaaatacatccattaaacctacggtaaatacatccattaaacctacagtaaatacatccattaagttgaaacctacggtaaatacatccattaaacctacggtaaatacatccattaagttgaaacctacggtaaatacatccattaaacctacagtaaatacatccattaagttgatgcctacggtaaatacatccattaagttgaaacctacagtaaatacatccattaaacctacggtaaatacatccattaagttgaaacctacggtaaatacatccattaaacctacggtaaat
This window encodes:
- the LOC110517781 gene encoding sialoadhesin isoform X1, with the protein product MEHTCLLLLLFSALVYSGLGHNGVSLSVHPNQSQFFEYESLTVSCEVQGSSAGWTLKRYTSTGKLSACGSDWGKQQGSSCIVSLILSDSGVYWCESGSGEHSTAVNITVHAGAVILESPALPVTEGHSVTLRCRYRKDKEMNVTPSDLTADFYKDGSLIRTETTAEMTIPAVSKSDEGLYKCSNSEGESPERLMTLTVLSPPVSLSVRPNRSQFFEYESLTVSCEVQGSSAGWTLKRYTSTGKLSACGSDWGKQQGSSCIVSLILSDSGVYWCESGSGEHSTAVNITVHAGGVILESPALPVTEGDSVTLRCRYQGTPSDLTADFYKDGSLIRTETTAEMTIPAVSKSDEGLYKCSNSEGESPERLMTLTVLSPPVSLSVRPNRSQFFEYESLTVSCEVQGSSAGWTLKRYTSTGKLSACGSDWGKQQGSSCIVSLILSDSGVYWCESGSGEHSTAVNITVHAGAVILESPALPVTEGHSVTLRCRYRKDKEMNVTPSDLTADFYKDGSLIRTETTAEMTIPAVSKSDEGLYKCSNSEGESPERLMTLTVLSPPVSLSVRPNRSQFFEYESLTVSCEVQGSSAGWTLKRYTSTGKLSACGSDWGKQQGSSCIVSLILSDSGVYWCESGSGEHSTAVNITVHAGGVILESPALPVTEGHSVTLRCRYQGTPSDLTADFYKDGSLVRTETTGEMTIPAVSRSDEGLYKCSNSEGESPERRMTLTDPTTVPVLSMSLPRLLGSLLVVCPYLLVTVILLVKGNRRRAQGDRFEEQ
- the LOC110517781 gene encoding Fc receptor-like protein 5 isoform X2, with translation MEHTCLLLLLFSALVYSGLGHNGVSLSVHPNQSQFFEYESLTVSCEVQGSSAGWTLKRYTSTGKLSACGSDWGKQQGSSCIVSLILSDSGVYWCESGSGEHSTAVNITVHAGAVILESPALPVTEGHSVTLRCRYRKDKEMNVTPSDLTADFYKDGSLIRTETTAEMTIPAVSKSDEGLYKCSNSEGESPERLMTLTVLSPPVSLSVRPNRSQFFEYESLTVSCEVQGSSAGWTLKRYTSTGKLSACGSDWGKQQGSSCIVSLILSDSGVYWCESGSGEHSTAVNITVHADFYKDGSLIRTETTAEMTIPAVSKSDEGLYKCSNSEGESPERLMTLTVLSPPVSLSVRPNRSQFFEYESLTVSCEVQGSSAGWTLKRYTSTGKLSACGSDWGKQQGSSCIVSLILSDSGVYWCESGSGEHSTAVNITVHAGAVILESPALPVTEGHSVTLRCRYRKDKEMNVTPSDLTADFYKDGSLIRTETTAEMTIPAVSKSDEGLYKCSNSEGESPERLMTLTVLSPPVSLSVRPNRSQFFEYESLTVSCEVQGSSAGWTLKRYTSTGKLSACGSDWGKQQGSSCIVSLILSDSGVYWCESGSGEHSTAVNITVHAGGVILESPALPVTEGHSVTLRCRYQGTPSDLTADFYKDGSLVRTETTGEMTIPAVSRSDEGLYKCSNSEGESPERRMTLTDPTTVPVLSMSLPRLLGSLLVVCPYLLVTVILLVKGNRRRAQGDRFEEQ